CGACCTCGGTGGCCTTGACGACGAACCACACCGTGCTGCCCGGGTGGACGTCCAGTTCCGCCAGCGCGGCGGTGGTGATCTCGGCGGCGATGCCGGTGGTGGAACGGACGAGCACCGTCGCTCCCCGGGCCTCGAGTTCCGCGACCGTCACCCGCAGCGCGTTGCGGGGACTGCCGTGCGGCAGCTCCGGATAGACGGCGACGGCGGACGGGGTGAACACAGCGACGGCGGGCAGGCCCGGCGCGCAGTCGGGATCGAGACGACCGTGAACGAGACCGTCGGCGGTGTCCAGAGCGTCCTCGCGGAGGATGCCGGTGACGAGATTCGTCCCCGCGATCCGGGCACCGAAGGCGCTGCGCGGCCGTGTGAGCACCTGCCGGGCCGGACCGTCCTCGACGATGCGGCCGTTCTCGAGCACGACCGCCCGGTCGGCGAGGGCGAGGACGTCGAGCGGATCGTGGGTGACGAGCAGGGCTGTGCGGCCGGCCTCGCGCAGCACCCGCCGCAGCAGCGCCCGCAGCACCGGGGTGGCGGTGACGTCGAGAGCCGACATCGGTTCGTCGAGCAGCAGCAGGTGCGGGTCCGCGGCGAGCGCGCGGGCGAGCGCGACCCGCTGCGCCTGGCCACCCGACAGTTCGTGGGGGCGACGGTCTGCGAGGTCCGTCGCGTCGACCTCCCGCAGCCAGTGGGCGGCCCGAGCGCGGGCCTCCCGGCGGCCGAGTCCGGCGCTGCGCGGCGCGAACTCGACGTTCCCGGCGACCGTCAGGTGCGGGAACAGCAGTGCCTGCTGGGCGAGCAGCACCACCGACCGGTCGTGGGGCGGCACGGCGAGGCCGGTCGCGGTGTCGGTGAGGACGCGACCGTCGAGTTCCACGCACCCCTCGTCGGGGCGCAGCAGGCCGGACACCACACCCAGCAGGGTCGACTTGCCGGCACCGTTGGGGCCGAGCACCGCGACGATACTGCCCTCCGCCACCTCGAGGTCGACGTCCACATCGCGGGCGGCGACACGGGCCCGCACGCTCAGGCTCACCGCACCGGATCCTTCCGGCGCGAGTGGACCGTCGCGACGATCACCACCGCCACCGCGATCAGCACCAGCGACAACGCGACCGCAGCGTCCGGATCGGTCTCGCGCTGCAGGTAGATCTCGAGCGGCAGGGTCCGTGTCACGCCCTGGAGACTGCCCGCGAAGGTGAGTGTCGCGCCGAATTCACCCAGGGCACGGGCGAATGCGAGCACCGCACCCGAGACGAGACCGGGCAGCACGAGAGGCAGCGTGATGCGGCGGAAGACGGTGGTGGGCCGTGCTCCGAGGGTCGCGGCGATGTCCTCGTAGCGGGACCCGGCGGTGCGCAGGGCCCCTTCGAGACTCGTCACGAGGAACGGCAGCGCCACGAACGTCTGGGCGAGGACCACCGCGGTGGTGGTGAACGCGATCTGGATCCCGAGGGCGTCGAGATACTGCCCGAGCAGCCCCCGCCGGCCGAAGGTGTACAGCAGGGCGATGCCACCGACCACCGGAGGCAGGACCAGCGGCAGCAGCACGAACCCGCGG
This region of Rhodococcus sp. Z13 genomic DNA includes:
- a CDS encoding ABC transporter permease, encoding MRATGLPRWILVPAAVALLFVVVPLLAMVLTVDWAHFPALVTSPASVDALLLSLRTSAASTALCVLFGVPLAVMLARSNFPGLSVIRGFVLLPLVLPPVVGGIALLYTFGRRGLLGQYLDALGIQIAFTTTAVVLAQTFVALPFLVTSLEGALRTAGSRYEDIAATLGARPTTVFRRITLPLVLPGLVSGAVLAFARALGEFGATLTFAGSLQGVTRTLPLEIYLQRETDPDAAVALSLVLIAVAVVIVATVHSRRKDPVR
- a CDS encoding sulfate/molybdate ABC transporter ATP-binding protein, whose amino-acid sequence is MSLSVRARVAARDVDVDLEVAEGSIVAVLGPNGAGKSTLLGVVSGLLRPDEGCVELDGRVLTDTATGLAVPPHDRSVVLLAQQALLFPHLTVAGNVEFAPRSAGLGRREARARAAHWLREVDATDLADRRPHELSGGQAQRVALARALAADPHLLLLDEPMSALDVTATPVLRALLRRVLREAGRTALLVTHDPLDVLALADRAVVLENGRIVEDGPARQVLTRPRSAFGARIAGTNLVTGILREDALDTADGLVHGRLDPDCAPGLPAVAVFTPSAVAVYPELPHGSPRNALRVTVAELEARGATVLVRSTTGIAAEITTAALAELDVHPGSTVWFVVKATEVGIHSTAVRSQPRTAHDEHGGETEQVDHPTGDDEER